In one window of Oryza sativa Japonica Group chromosome 9, ASM3414082v1 DNA:
- the LOC107282091 gene encoding protein ALP1-like isoform X1 gives MQSLAISLLLSETHSLFSHTKTSSLLSLLFLSSSKMSEQNTDGSQVPVNLLDEFLAEDEIIDDLLTEATVVVQSTIEGLQNEASDHRHHPRKHIKRPREEAHQQLVNDYFSENPLYPSKIFRRRFRMSRPLFLRIVEALGQWSVYFTQRVDAVNRKGLSPLQKCTAAIRQLATGSGADELDEYLKIGETTAMEAMKNFVKGLQDVFGERYLRRPTMEDTERLLQLGEKRGFPGMFGSIDCMHWHWERCPVAWKGQFTRGDQKVPTLILEAVASHDLWIWHAFFGAAGSNNDINVLNQSTVFIKELKGQAPRVQYMVNGNQYNTGYFLADGIYPEWAVFVKSIRLPNTEKEKLYADMQEGARKDIERAFGVLQRRFCILKRPARLYDRGVLRDVVLACIILHNMIVEDEKETRIIEEDLDLNVPPSSSTVQEPEFSPEQNTPFDRVLEKDISIRDRAAHNRLKKDLVEHIWNKFGGAAHRTGN, from the coding sequence ATGCAGAGTTTAGCCATCTCTCTACTCCTCTCAGAAACTCATTCCCTCTTTTCTCATACGAAGACCTCCTCCCTTTTATCTTTACTGTTTCTCTCTTCTTCAAAGATGTCTGAGCAAAATACTGATGGAAGTCAAGTTCCAGTGAACTTGTTGGATGAGTTCCTGGCTGAGGATGAGATCATAGATGATCTTCTCACTGAAGCCACGGTGGTAGTACAGTCCACTATAGAAGGTCTTCAAAACGAGGCTTCTGACCATCGACATCATCCGAGGAAGCACATCAAGAGGCCACGAGAGGAAGCACATCAGCAACTAGTGAATGATTACTTTTCAGAAAATCCTCTTTACCCTTCCAAAATTTTTCGTCGAAGATTTCGTATGTCTAGGCCACTTTTTCTTCGCATCGTTGAGGCATTAGGCCAGTGGTCAGTGTATTTCACACAAAGGGTGGATGCTGTTAATCGGAAAGGACTCAGTCCACTGCAAAAGTGTACTGCAGCTATTCGCCAGTTGGCTACTGGTAGTGGCGCAGATGAACTAGATGAATATCTGAAGATAGGAGAGACTACAGCAATGGAGGCAATGAAGAATTTTGTCAAAGGTCTTCAAGATGTGTTTGGTGAGAGGTATCTTAGGCGCCCCACCATGGAAGATACCGAACGGCTTCTCCAACTTGGTGAGAAACGTGGTTTTCCTGGAATGTTCGGCAGCATTGACTGCATGCACTGGCATTGGGAAAGATGCCCAGTAGCATGGAAGGGTCAGTTCACTCGTGGAGATCAGAAAGTGCCAACCCTGATTCTTGAGGCTGTGGCATCGCATGATCTTTGGATTTGGCATGCATTTTTTGGAGCAGCGGGTTCCAACAATGATATCAATGTATTGAACCAATCTACTGTATTTATCAAGGAGCTCAAAGGACAAGCTCCTAGAGTCCAGTACATGGTAAATGGGAATCAATACAATACTGGGTATTTTCTTGCTGATGGAATCTACCCTGAATGGGCAGTGTTTGTTAAGTCAATACGACTCCCAAACACTGAAAAGGAGAAATTGTATGCAGATATGCAAGAAGGGGCAAGAAAAGATATCGAGAGAGCCTTTGGTGTATTGCAGCGAAGATTTTGCATCTTAAAACGACCAGCTCGTCTATATGATCGAGGTGTACTGCGAGATGTTGTTCTAGCTTGCATCATACTTCACAATATGATAGTTGAAGATGAGAAGGAAACCAGAATTATTGAAGAAGATTTAGATCTAAATGTGCCTCCTAGTTCATCAACCGTTCAGGAACCTGAGTTCTCTCCTGAACAGAACACACCATTTGATAGAGTTTTAGAAAAAGATATTTCTATCCGAGATCGAGCGGCTCATAACCGACTTAAGAAAGATTTGGTGGAACACATTTGGAATAAGTTTGGTGGTGCTGCACATAGAACTGGAAATTGA
- the LOC107282091 gene encoding glutathione S-transferase T3 isoform X2, translating to MDPQGGGGSRLSAAGRGGNKRGGKQLGLKRSSAPAPSPATAQPPLPASSPPEAPSPATVQPPTPSSSPAVAAPSSSPAVPMSTMPPWPPQGAGWGSVPPNFAFLQGNQQGPSSWLYPTEGFVNFLQQNCLPQPQEGENFHLVGQTTNTMSTPPPTPQAAANNTVQIDIHEDAINDASAKKRSLRYWTHDEEERLASAWLNASKDPIHGNEKKGDTFWKEVTDEFNRKGNGKRTREINQLKVHWSRLKSSIGEFNDYWTKVTQMNTSGYDDDMLEKEAQQMYANTFGKPFALVHWWKILRKEPKWCAMIEKDKNKAEVVDIPDEQKRPIGREAAQAERNGKRKKDSMSEGIVILGDNIEKIIKVTQDRKLEREKVTEAQIHISNVNLKAAEQQKEAKMFEVYNSLLTQDTSNMSEEQKARRDKALQKLEEKLFAD from the exons ATGGATCCACAAGGAGGTGGTGGATCCCGTCTGAGCGCCGCCGGCAGAGGAGGGAATAAGCGTGGGGGCAAGCAGCTGGGCCTGAAGAGGTCGTCGGCGCCTGCTCCATCACCGGCAACAGCTCAGCCACCGCTGCCTGCAAGTTCCCCTCCTGAAGCTCCATCGCCGGCAACAGTTCAGCCGCCTACTCCATCGTCAAGtcctgctgttgctgcccccAGTTCATCCCCTGCTGTACCGATGTCAACCATGCCCCCATGGCCACCGCAAGGAGCAGGATGGGGCTCTGTACCCCCCAATTTTGCTTTTCTGCAAGGAAACCAACAAGGCCCAAGTTCATG GTTGTATCCTACAGAAGGCTTCGTAAATTTTCTCCAACAGAACTGTCTGCCGCAGCCACAAGAAGGTGAAAATTTTCACCTTGTTGGTCAGACTACCAACACAATGTCTACTCCACCACCAACACCCCAAGCTGCAGCTAACAATACAGTCCAAATTGATATTCATGAAGATGCAATCAATGATGCAAGTGCTAAAAAGAGAAGTTTGAGATATTGGACTCATGATGAGGAAGAGAGATTGGCTAGTGCTTGGTTGAATGCTTCTAAAGATCCCATTCATGGGAATGAAAAGAAAGGTGATACGTTTTGGAAAGAGGTTACTGATGAGTTCAACAGAAAAGGGAATGGGAAGCGTACAAGGGAAATAAATCAATTGAAGGTTCATTGGTCACGCCTCAAATCATCGATTGGAGAATTCAATGATTACTGGACTAAGGTAACTCAAATGAATACAAGCGGATATGACGATGACATGCTGGAGAAGGAGGCACAACAGATGTATGCAAATACATTTGGAAAGCCTTTTGCACTTGTGCATTGGTGGAAGATACTGAGAAAAGAGCCCAAGTGGTGTGCAATGATTGAGAAGGACAAAAACAAGGCTGAAGTGGTTGATATTCCAGATGAACAAAAGCGTCCCATTGGTAGAGAAGCAGCACAAGCCGAGCGCAATGGAAAACGCAAGAAGGACAGTATGTCAGAAGGAATTGTCATCCTAGGGGACAATATTGAAAAAATTATCAAAGTGACGCAAGATCGGAAGCTGGAGCGTGAGAAGGTCACTGAAGCACAGATTCACATTTCAAACGTAAATTTGAAGGCAGCAGAACagcaaaaagaagcaaagaTGTTTGAGGTATACAATTCCCTGCTCACTCAAGATACAAGTAACATGTCTGAAGAACAGAAGGCTCGCCGAGACAAGGCATTACAAAAGCTGGAGGAAAAGTTATTTGCTGACTAA
- the LOC4346827 gene encoding oxoglutarate-dependent flavonoid 7-O-demethylase 1 yields MEGINDDSNRDIITEAAAMAFADPHLQIPDRYISAPPPPASATARASSLPVVDMARLLDPEHREAEVALLGSACRSWGFFQLINHGVDEAVIQKMKDNTVQFFELPLEDKNTVAVRPGGIEGFGHHFRSSAGKLDWAENLIVETQPFQQRNLEFWPSKPPTFRDSIDKYAMEMWNLTTRLLRFMASDLGVEQETLLAAFRGKRQTFGLHRYPPCRHPEKVIGISPHSDGFGLTLLLQVNDTLGLQVSKDGRWHPVRPLPGAFIVNVGEILEVLTNGRYKSVFHRVAVDAERGRVTVVVFQDACINGLVKPLPELGETPRYHAIGKSEYFKGHTAEVLGQGERFIDTLKK; encoded by the exons ATGGAAGGCATCAACGACGACAGCAACCGGGACATCATCACGGAGGCCGCGGCCATGGCGTTCGCGGATCCCCACCTGCAGATCCCGGACAGGTAcatctccgcgccgccgccgccggcgtcggcgacggcgagagcctCGAGCTTGCCGGTGGTGGACATGGCGAGGCTGCTCGACCCCGAGCACCGGGAGGCCGAGGTCGCTTTGCTTGGCTCTGCGTGTCGGAGCTGGGGCTTCTTCCAG CTCATAAACCATGGAGTTGATGAAGCAGTGATACAGAAAATGAAAGATAACACGGTTCAATTCTTCGAGTTACCCCTGGAGGACAAGAACACGGTGGCTGTCCGTCCTGGCGGCATAGAAGGATTCGGCCATCACTTCAGATCATCAGCTGGCAAATTGGACTGGGCGGAGAACTTGATCGTTGAAACGCAGCCATTCCAGCAGAGAAATCTCGAATTTTGGCCTAGTAAACCACCCACATTTAG GGATTCAATTGACAAGTACGCAATGGAGATGTGGAATCTGACGACGCGACTGCTAAGGTTCATGGCCAGCGACCTAGGAGTCGAGCAAGAAACGCTGCTTGCCGCCTTCCGTGGGAAGCGGCAGACCTTTGGCCTGCACCGCTACCCTCCCTGCCGCCACCCGGAGAAGGTGATCGGCATCTCGCCGCACTCCGACGGCTTCGGGCTAACTCTGCTGCTCCAAGTCAATGACACGCTGGGCCTGCAAGTCAGCAAGGATGGCCGATGGCACCCTGTGCGGCCGCTGCCGGGTGCCTTCATAGTCAACGTCGGCGAGATACTCGAGGTTCTCACCAATGGCCGCTATAAAAGCGTGTTCCACAGGGTGGCCGTTGACGCCGAGAGAGGCCGGGTTACAGTCGTGGTGTTTCAGGACGCTTGCATCAATGGATTGGTTAAGCCACTACCAGAACTCGGCGAGACACCACGATATCATGCCATCGGCAAGTCGGAGTATTTCAAGGGCCATACAGCAGAAGTACTTGGCCAAGGGGAAAGGTTCATCGACACTCTTAAGAAGTGA
- the LOC9269469 gene encoding LOW QUALITY PROTEIN: 2-oxoglutarate-dependent dioxygenase 11 (The sequence of the model RefSeq protein was modified relative to this genomic sequence to represent the inferred CDS: inserted 1 base in 1 codon; substituted 1 base at 1 genomic stop codon) yields the protein MEGVKAMNRDIITQDAAMAFADHHLHIPDRFVRADEVPAAGEVVVVGGDDESSEVPVVDMARLLDLEHREEEIAWLGSACRSWGFLQLINHGVDQAVIQKMKENTVQFFELPLEDKNTVAVRPGGIEGFGHHFRSSAGKLDWAENLIVQTQPFQQRNLDFWPSNPPTFRSLFHXLFINSFQINLLSXILQLLIYQGSFRDSIDKYTVEMSNLTMRLLRFMASDLGVEQEPLLAAFRGKRQSTALHHYPPCRHPEKVIGIAPHSDGFGLTLLLQVDDTPGLQVSNGGRWHPVRPLPGAFIINIGETLEVLTNGLYRSVFHRVVVDTERDRVTVVVFQDVCIDGVLKPLPELGEPRYHAIGKSEYFKGHTTEVVGQGERFIDTLKK from the exons ATGGAAGGCGTCAAGGCGATGAACAGGGACATCATCACGCAGGACGCAGCCATGGCATTCGCGGATCACCACCTGCACATCCCGGACAGGTTCGTCCGCGCCGACGAGGtcccggcggccggcgaagtCGTCGTcgtgggcggcgacgacgagagcAGCGAGGTGCCGGTGGTCGACATGGCGAGGCTGCTCGATCTTGAGCACAGGGAGGAGGAGATCGCTTGGCTTGGCTCTGCGTGCCGGAGCTGGGG TTTTCTACAGCTCATAAACCATGGAGTCGACCAAGCAGTGATACAGAAAATGAAAGAAAACACGGTACAATTCTTCGAGCTACCCCTGGAGGACAAGAACACGGTGGCTGTCCGTCCTGGCGGCATTGAAGGATTCGGCCATCACTTCAGATCATCAGCTGGCAAATTAGACTGGGCGGAGAACTTGATCGTTCAAACGCAGCCATTCCAGCAGAGAAACCTCGATTTTTGGCCTAGTAACCCACCCACATTTAGGTCCCTCTTCC TCTTGTTTATTAATTCTTTCCAGAttaatttactttcataaatTCTTCAGTTGCTCATCTACCAAGGATCATTCAGGGATTCAATCGACAAGTACACAGTGGAGATGTCGAATCTGACAATGCGACTGCTAAGGTTTATGGCCAGCGACCTTGGTGTTGAGCAAGAACCGCTGCTCGCCGCCTTCCGCGGGAAGCGGCAGAGCACTGCCCTGCACCACTACCCTCCTTGCCGCCACCCGGAGAAGGTGATCGGCATCGCGCCGCACTCCGACGGCTTCGGGCTGACTCTACTGCTGCAAGTCGATGACACGCCGGGCCTGCAGGTTAGCAACGGCGGCCGGTGGCATCCGGTGCGGCCGCTGCCAGGTGCCTTCATCATCAACATCGGCGAGACCCTCGAGGTTCTCACCAATGGCCTCTACAGGAGCGTGTTCCATAGGGTGGTCGTTGACACTGAGAGGGACCGGGTTACAGTTGTGGTGTTTCAAGACGTGTGTATCGATGGAGTGTTGAAGCCACTACCGGAGCTCGGCGAGCCGCGATATCATGCGATCGGCAAGTCGGAGTATTTCAAGGGCCACACAACAGAAGTAGTTGGTCAGGGGGAAAGGTTCATCGACACCCTTAAGAAGTGA